The Aptenodytes patagonicus chromosome 10, bAptPat1.pri.cur, whole genome shotgun sequence genome includes a region encoding these proteins:
- the RCN2 gene encoding reticulocalbin-2, producing the protein MGRRVLLLALGLALALAALGAAHGQHRADYDREALLGGQEEAEEYARLSPEEQQRRLRAIVKKIDSDADGLLTKDELSSWIQQSFKHYVTQEAKQHFNDYDKDGDGLVSWKEYNMQMYDRVIDFDENTVLEDQEEESFRQLHLKEKKRFEKANRDDVPHLNVDEFVAFEHPEEVEYMTDFVIQEALEEHDKDGDGFVSLEEFLGDYRRDPTAREDPEWILVEKDRFVNDYDKDNDGKLNPQELLSWIVPNNQGIAQEEALHLIEEMDLNDDKKLSEAEILKNQDLFLNSEATDYGRQLHDERFYHEEL; encoded by the exons ATGGGGCGGCgggtgctgctgctggcgctgggcctggccctggccctggcggCGCTGGGCGCGGCGCACGGACAGCACCGCGCCGACTACGACCGGGAGGCGCTGCTCGGCGGACAG gaggaggcggaggagtaCGCGCGGCTCAGCCCGGAAGAGCAGCAGCGGCGGCTGAGGGCCATTGTGAAGAAGATCGACTCGGACGCGGACGGCCTCCTCACCAAGG ATGAGCTGAGTTCCTGGATACAGCAGTCTTTTAAACATTATGTTACGCAAGAAGCTAAGCAACACTTCAACGACTATGACAAAGATGGTGATGGATTAGTGTCTTGGAAGGAGTATAATATGCAAATGTATGATCGTGTAATTGATTTTGATGAGAACACTGTCCTGGAGGATCAAGAAGAAGAATCATTTCGACAG CttcatttaaaggagaaaaagcgTTTTGAAAAAGCTAATAGAGATGATGTTCCTCATCTAAATGTGGATGAATTTGTTGCTTTTGAACATCCTGAAGAAGTGGAATATATGACG GACTTTGTCATTCAGGAGGCTTTAGAAGAACATGATAAAGATGGTGATGGATTTGTTAGCCTGGAAGAATTCCTTGGTGACTACAGAAGAGACCCAA CTGCAAGGGAAGATCCAGAATGGATACTTGTTGAGAAGGATCGGTTTGTGAATGACTATGACAAGGATAACGACGGAAAACTCAACCCTCAAGAGCTGTTGTCTTGGATAGTACCTAATAATCAGGGTATTGCACAAGAGGAG gctcTTCACCTTATTGAAGAAATGGATTTGAATGATGATAAAAagctttctgaagcagaaattcTTAAGAACCAGGATTTATTTCTTAACAGTGAAGCAACGGATTATGGTAGGCAGCTTCACGACGAACGTTTCTACCATGAAGAACTTTAG